The region CGGGAGACCTTGGTCGGGTCGATGATGCCGGTCTTGATCATGTCCACGTACTCGTCGGAGGAGGCGTCGTAGCCGAAAGCGTCCTTGCCGTTTTTGACCTTGTCCACCACGATGGAGGCGTCGATGCCGGCGTTCTCGGCGATCTGGCGGATCGGGGCTTCCAGGGAGGCCTTGATCACGTTCACGCCGAACTGCTGCTCGGCGGCCAACTTAAGGCCGTCCAGCACCTTGAGGGCGCGGATGTAGGCAACGCCGCCGCCCGGGACGATGCCCTCGTCAACGGCTGCGCGGGTGGCGTGCAGGGCGTCTTCCACGCGGGCCTTCTTCTCTTTCATCTCCACTTCGGTAGCGGCACCGACCTTGATGACGGCAACGCCGCCCACCAGCTTGGCCAGGCGCTCCTGGAGCTTTTCACGGTCGTAATCGCTGGTGGTTTCCTCGATCTGGGCACGGATCATCTTGACGCGGCCCTGGATGGCTTCTTCCTTGCCGTCGCCGTCGATGATGGTGGTGTTGTCCTTATCGATGGTGATGCGCTTGGCGCGGCCCAGCATCTCGATGGTCGTCTGGTCGAGTTTGAAGCCGACCTCTTCGGAGATCACCTGGCCGCCGGTCAGGATGGCCAGGTCTTCCAGCATGGCCTTGCGGCGGTCGCCGAAACCGGGGGCCTTGACGGCGGCAACGTTCAGCACGCCGCGCAGTTTGTTGACCACCAGGGTAGCCAGCGCTTCGCCTTCGATGTCCTCGGCGATGATCAGCAGCGGACGGCCGGTTTTGGCGGTCTGCTCGAGGACCGGGAGCAGGTCCTTCATGTTGGAGATCTTCTTGTCGTGGATCAGGATCACGGCGTTCTCGAGGGTGGCCTCCATGCGCTCCGGATCGGTGACAAAGTAGGGGGAGAGGTAGCCGCGGTCGAACTGCATGCCTTCCACGGTTTCAAGGCTCGTTTCCATGGCCTTGGCTTCCTCGACGGTGATCACGCCTTCCTTGCCGACCTTTTCCATGGCCTCGGCAATGATGTCGCCGATGGTCTTGTCGTTGTTGGCGGAGATGGTGCCGACCTGAGCGATTTCCTTGTGGTCCTTGATCGGCTTGGAGATCTTTTTCAGCTCATCCACGATGGTCTCGACGGCCTTGTCGATGCCGCGCTTGATCTCCATCGGATTGTGGCCGGCAGCCACCAGCTTGGAACCCTGACGGTAGATGGCCTGGGCCAGGACCGTGGCGGTGGTGGTGCCGTCGCCGGCGACATCGGAGGTCTTGGAAGCGACTTCCTTCACCAGCTGGGCGCCCATGTTTTCGAACTTGTCTTCCAGTTCGATCTCCTTGGCGACCGTTACGCCGTCCTTGGTGATCAGCGGCGCGCCGAAGGATTTGTCGATAACGACATTACGGCCTTTGGGGCCGAGGGTAACCTTAACGGCGTCAGCCAGGGTGTTGACACCCTTCAGAATGGCGTTGCGGCCATCCTGGTCGAACTTGATGATCTTTGCAGCCATGTCTTATTCCTCCATGTAGGTATTTAAGAATTTAATAAAGCTTTTTGAAACGAGGATTTTTTTGTCCTGGGACTGTCAATTGAGAAATGCCGCGGAGACGTACCGGAGGTACGTCGCACAAAGGCATTGCGACAATTGGCGGGGCCAGGGCGAAAAAAGACCGTTTCTTTATTCTACGATGGCCAGGATGTCGTCTTCCCGCATAATCAGATACTCTTCACCGTCCACCTTGATCTCGGTACCCGAGTACTTGCCGAACAGCACCTTGTCCCCCACCTTCACGTCCAGGGGCAGCACCTTGCCGTCTTCGGTCTTCTTGCCGTTGCCGGCGGCCACGATCTCGCCACGCTGCGGTTTTTCCTTTGCGGTTTCAGGGATGAAGAGCCCCCCAGCCGTCCTGGTTTCTTCTTCGACCCTCTTGACGAGGATGCGGTCCTGAAGTGGTCTCAAACTCATGTTGTCCTTCTCCTTTCCATTACCGTTGGTGGTGTCAAGTCATAGACGAGATTAGCACTCAAACCGACTGAGTGCTAACGGAAAGAAATATAATCAACGGGGGGGTAAAAATCAAGGGGTGTGATAATTTTTTTCCCAACAGGCCGTTATATTTGCCGAAACGGTTCATCATCCGATCCGCCCGCCCCATCGGGACACGTGTTCCGTTTTCAATGTTATGGCAACCGCCTGGTCCACGCGAATTAAATATGCAA is a window of Geobacter sp. FeAm09 DNA encoding:
- the groES gene encoding co-chaperone GroES — encoded protein: MSLRPLQDRILVKRVEEETRTAGGLFIPETAKEKPQRGEIVAAGNGKKTEDGKVLPLDVKVGDKVLFGKYSGTEIKVDGEEYLIMREDDILAIVE
- the groL gene encoding chaperonin GroEL (60 kDa chaperone family; promotes refolding of misfolded polypeptides especially under stressful conditions; forms two stacked rings of heptamers to form a barrel-shaped 14mer; ends can be capped by GroES; misfolded proteins enter the barrel where they are refolded when GroES binds) encodes the protein MAAKIIKFDQDGRNAILKGVNTLADAVKVTLGPKGRNVVIDKSFGAPLITKDGVTVAKEIELEDKFENMGAQLVKEVASKTSDVAGDGTTTATVLAQAIYRQGSKLVAAGHNPMEIKRGIDKAVETIVDELKKISKPIKDHKEIAQVGTISANNDKTIGDIIAEAMEKVGKEGVITVEEAKAMETSLETVEGMQFDRGYLSPYFVTDPERMEATLENAVILIHDKKISNMKDLLPVLEQTAKTGRPLLIIAEDIEGEALATLVVNKLRGVLNVAAVKAPGFGDRRKAMLEDLAILTGGQVISEEVGFKLDQTTIEMLGRAKRITIDKDNTTIIDGDGKEEAIQGRVKMIRAQIEETTSDYDREKLQERLAKLVGGVAVIKVGAATEVEMKEKKARVEDALHATRAAVDEGIVPGGGVAYIRALKVLDGLKLAAEQQFGVNVIKASLEAPIRQIAENAGIDASIVVDKVKNGKDAFGYDASSDEYVDMIKTGIIDPTKVSRSALQNASSIAGLMLTTEALIAEKPKDESALPAMPGGGMGGMGGMGGMY